TGATGAAACAGGTCTCGGAGGCATTCCCAAGGCAGTGCTCGGAGATCAGCGGTTCCTCGGCGCTGGCGGCGCTGGTCAGGCACAGGGCGGCGGCGAGGGCCGCGGCGAAATGGCGAAACATGAAATATCCTTGTTAAATGGCTTGGGTGTGGTTCAGGTGATGGCCTCCAGCCGTTCCTTGGACAAATCGCCCGGAACGATGGTGACGGGGATCGGCAGAGAGCCGGAATTGCGGGTCATCTGGTTCACCAGCGGGCCGGGGCCCTTCTTGTCGATCGAGGCGCCCAGAACCAGCAGGCCGATCTCGGGATCGTCGGCGACCTGTGCGAGGATCTCGGTCACCGTATCGCCTTCGCGGATGACCAGTTCGGGGTCGACGCCCTGCTTGTCGCGCATCCACTTGGCGAAGACCTCGAAGTGCGCGTGGATGCGTTCGCGGGCCTCTTCGCGCATGATGTCGCCCACGCCGATCCAGTGGTTGAACTCGTCCGGCGGAATGACCGAGAGGATCGCCACGCCGCCGCCGGACTTCGCCGCGCGCATGGCGGCGAACCGCATGGCGTTCAGGCATTCTCGGGAATCGTCGAGCACGACGAGGAACTTGCGCATCAGTGGGCCTCCTGTCGGGGACAGTGGCAGAGGGTCGCGGACCTGTCCAGCGCGTCTGGCCGGCGTGGCCCGCAGGAGGTGCAGGGACGGACGCGGCACAGGGCCCAGCGGTCCGGGTTGGCGGGCAGGGGGCCTTGTCTGCCGGGGCGGGCATGGCGCGGGTGACTGTGAAACCGGGGAGCGCTGCGAGGGGTGCGAAGCCCGGGGTTCTGCAGGGAATGCGATGTCCCGGCGTCCCAACAGAGGGCAGCGACGCCCGGCGCGGGGTCAGGCCTCCGGGTCGCCGGGCTTGGACGGGGGGCTTTCCGGTGCTCCGGCGCCGCTGCCTCTGCGCGCCGCTGCATCTCGGGCCGCGCGGCGCTCTGCCTGCTCGCGCTTGTGATTGCGGTGGATCACGGCGATGGCCCCGCCGAAGAGGGTCAGCACAATCACGATGACGATCAGTTTTTCCATGGCCGTGCCCTACGCAGAGGCGGCCCAGTCCCAGTACATCTCGCGCACACGTTTCGTCAGCGGCCCCTGCTGGTAGGACACATCCTCGAAGCCGCTGACCGCCGTCACCTTCTGCATGTTGCCGGAGAGGAAGACCTCGTCCGCCGCCTCGAAATCCGCGAAGGAGAGCACGGTCTCGACCACTTCGATCCCCTCGGCCTTCATGTTGCTGATGTGCCGCGCGCGGGTGATGCCCGCAAGGAAGGTGCCGTTCGGGATCGGCGTGAAGACCACCCCGTCGCGCACCATGAAGACATTGGCCGTGGCGCTTTCGGCGACATTGCCCATGGCGTCGGTCACCAGCGCGTTGTTGAACCCGCGCGCCCGCACCTCGGATAGCATCCGTGCGTTGTTCGGGTAGAGGCAGCCCGCCTTGGCATTCACGACAGAGCTTTCCAGCGTCGGACGCCGGAACCGCGTCTTGCCCAGCGTGACGGTGGCGGTGTCGGGCGCCATGGGGATGCGCTCGAGACAGATGGCAAAGCCGGTCTCTTCGGGCTGCGGCACGATGGCCGTCACGTCGCCGTTGATGCCCCAGTACATCGGGCGGATGTAGATGGCGGCGTCCTCGGGGTAGGCCTTCAGCCCCTCGCGGACCATGTCCACCATGTCCCCGGTCGAGACGGTGGGTGTCAGCATCAGCGCCTCGGCAGAGCGGTTGATGCGGGCGCAATGCGCCTCGAGGTCGGGGACCATGCCGTTCACCGCCCGGGCGCCGTCGAAGACGCCCGACCCTAGCCATGCACCGTGGTCGGCGGCGCGGATGATCATGGCGTCGGCATCGTGCCACTGGCCGTTGAAATAGGTGCGGATGTCGGTGCCGGTTGCCATGGGTCTCTCCTCTTTGCGGCGGAGCCTAGAAGCGCCGCCGCCGGAGGTCCAGACCGCTTGGCGCGGGGGCAGCCGGGTTTGTCCGCAGGCGCCGCAGCAGGGCGAGCCGCCTGCCCGGTGCCCCG
This region of Ponticoccus alexandrii genomic DNA includes:
- a CDS encoding universal stress protein, encoding MRKFLVVLDDSRECLNAMRFAAMRAAKSGGGVAILSVIPPDEFNHWIGVGDIMREEARERIHAHFEVFAKWMRDKQGVDPELVIREGDTVTEILAQVADDPEIGLLVLGASIDKKGPGPLVNQMTRNSGSLPIPVTIVPGDLSKERLEAIT
- a CDS encoding branched-chain amino acid aminotransferase, with protein sequence MATGTDIRTYFNGQWHDADAMIIRAADHGAWLGSGVFDGARAVNGMVPDLEAHCARINRSAEALMLTPTVSTGDMVDMVREGLKAYPEDAAIYIRPMYWGINGDVTAIVPQPEETGFAICLERIPMAPDTATVTLGKTRFRRPTLESSVVNAKAGCLYPNNARMLSEVRARGFNNALVTDAMGNVAESATANVFMVRDGVVFTPIPNGTFLAGITRARHISNMKAEGIEVVETVLSFADFEAADEVFLSGNMQKVTAVSGFEDVSYQQGPLTKRVREMYWDWAASA